Below is a window of Variovorax sp. TBS-050B DNA.
GATCGACCAGCGCGCCGAGATGCTGCTCGCCGCGGCCGAGGCGCTGACCGAGGCGCTCGAAGCCTCGGGCGGGCGGCGCGCGCTGCGCATCGTGAACATCTGCGGCCGCCAGCGCATGCGCGCGCAGCGGCTCGCGAAGGATGCGCTGCTGGTCTCGGTGCTCAAGGCACAGGCCGCCAACGCGCGGCTGCTGCCGACGATGAGCGAATTCGAGAGCGCGCTCGCCGAACTGGAGCAGGCGCCGCTCAGCAGCACCGAGATCCGCGCCGCGCTCGCGAATGCGCGCGACGAGTGGCTGCGGCTGGTGGGCGGCGTGCGCATGCTCGACAGTGCCGAGGGCCGCGCCACCCTGGTGCGCGCGAGCGAGACGCTGCTCGACACCTTCGAGCGCCTGACCGGCTGGTACGAACACAGCCTGCAGGTCATCATGTCTTGAAGACTGGCAAACCCTAGGCTTCGCGCACTTCGTGTGGCGCTCAGGCCGCGGCTTTCTCCACGTGCGCCTGGCGCGTGTAGAGGAAGTCGATCACGGCCTTGCGCGCGTGCACGTAGGCCGGGTCCTCGGCGAGCTCGACGCGGCTGCGCGGGCGCGGGATGTCCACCGCCAGCACTTCGCCGATGGTCGCAGCCGGGCCGTTGGTGAGCATCACGATGCGGTCGCTCAGCAGCACCGCCTCGTCGACGTCGTGCGTGACCATGACCACCGTGCTCTGCGTCTTCTGCACGATGGCGAGCAGTTCGTCCTGGAGCTTGGCGCGCGTGAGCGCATCCAGCGCGCCGAAGGGCTCGTCCATCAGCAGCACCTTGGGTTCCATCGACAGCGCGCGCGCGATGCCCACGCGCTGCTTCATGCCGCCGGAGATCTCGCCGGGCCGCTTCTGCGCCGCGGCGGTGAGGCCCACCATCGCGAGCGCCGCGTCCGTGCGTGCGCGCAGCTGCGCCTTGCCCTCGGTGGCCGCGAACACGCGCTCGACCGCGAGGTACACGTTCTCGAAGCAGGTGAGCCAGGGCAGCAGCGAGTGGTTCTGGAACACCACCGCGCGCTCCGGGCCCGGGCCCCGGATCTCCTTGTTCGCGCACAGCAGCGCGCCTTCCGTGGGCGTGGTCAGCCCGGCGATCAGGTTCAGCAGCGTCGACTTGCCGCAGCCCGAGTGCCCGATCAGCGTGACGAACTCGCCTTTGGCGACGTTCAGGTTCACGCCCTTCAGCGCGACGAAGCGGCCCTTGGGCGTCTTGAAGGCCTGCTCGACGCCGTGGATCTCGATGTATTTGGTGTCGTTCATGGTGATGTGCTCGGGTTCGGCTGTCCGTTTTCTCAGCTTTTCACTTCGTCGAAGGTGAACGCCGTCGCCAGCCGGATCAGCGCGAACTCCAGCACCAGCCCGACGATGCCGATCACGAAGATCGCGATGATGATGTTGGCGACGTTGAGGTTGTTCCACTCGTCCCACACCCAGAAGCCGATGCCGACGCCGCCCGTCAGCATCTCGGCCGCGACGATCACCAGCCAGGCGGTGCCGACGGCCAGGCGCACGCCCGTCAGCATGTAGGGCAGCACGGCCGGGAAGAGGATGCGCGTGAAGATCTTCCACTCCGAGAGGTTCAGCACCCGGGCCACGTTCATGTAGTCGGTGGGCACGCGCTGCACGCCGACGGCGGTGTTGATCACCATCGGCCAGATCGAGCAGATGAAGATGGTCCAGATCGCGGCCGGGTTGGCGCCCTTGAACACCAGCAGGCCGATCGGCAGCCAGGCCAGCGGCGACACCGGCCGCAGCAGGCTGATCAGCGGGTTGAACATGCGCGAGAGGAACTCGAAGCGACCGATCGCGAAGCCCGCCGGGATGCCGACCGCGGCCGCGAGGCCGAAGCCCAGCGCCACGCGCTGCAGCGACGAGAGCACGTTCCAGCCCACGCCCTGGTCGTTCGGCCCCTTGCTGTAGAACGGATCGCCGAACACCGTCACGGCCTGCTGCCAGGTGGCGAGCGGCGAGGGGAAGCCGGTGGTGCTCTTCATCGCGACCAGCTCCCAGATCAGCACCAGCAGGCTAAAGCCCGCGAGCGGCGGCAGCACGCGCATCCAGAAGGCGCGCAGGTCGAGGGTCTTGCGCGTGCGCGGCACGCTCGAGGCGGCCGCTGCAGCGCGCGCGGGCGGCGGTGCCTGCACGGCGGCGGCGGGCATGGCGCCGCGGGCCGGCTGCGCCGGGGCCTGCGCGGCGGTGGTGGCGGAAGCGACGCGCGAGGCGTCGAGCGGCGAGTGGAAGACGGCGCTGACCATGGCGGGCTCCTCAGGCGTGGACCTTGAACGAATCGGCGTACTTCTTCGGGTCCTTGCCGTCCCAGACCACGCCGTCGAGCAGCTTGCTGGTGCGCATCGGATCCTTCGGCACGCTGACCTTCATCGCGCCGGCGACGTCCTTGTACATGTCGATCTGGTTGATCTGCTTCGCGACCGCCAGGTAGTCGGGGTGTTCCTTCAGGATGCCCCAGCGCTTGTGCTGCGTGAGGAACCACATGCCGTCCGACAGGTACGGGAAGTTGACCGCGCCGTCGTCGAAGAACTTCATGTGGTTGGGGTCGTCCCAGGTCTTGCCCATGCCGTTCTCGTAGCGGCCGAGGATGCGCTGGTTGATGGCGTCCGCGCTGGTGTTGACGTAGCTCTTCTCGGCCACCGTCTCGGCCATCTTCGCCTTGTTCTGGAGGTTGGCGTCGATCCACTTGCCGGCCTCCAGCACGGCCATCATCACGGCGCGGCAGGTGTTGGGATTGGCCTTCACGAACTCGGCGCGCGTGCCGAGCACCTTCTCGGGATGGTCCCGCCAGATGTCCTGCGTGGTGATCGCGGTCACGCCGATCTTGTCCATGATGGCGCGCTGGCCCCAGGGCTCGCCGACGCAGAAGCCGTCCATGTTGCCCACGCGCATGTTGGCCACCATCTGCGGCGGCGGCACGACGATCACCTTGGCATCGTCCACCGGGCTGATGCCCGCGGAGGCCAGCCAGTAGTTGAGCCACATGGTGTGGGTGCTGGTGGGAAAGGTGCCGGCGAAGGTGTATTCGCGCTTCTCCTTCGCCATGAGCTTGGCGAGCGAAGGCGCGTCCACCGCGCCCTTGTCGGCCAGCGCCTTCGACAGCGTGATGGCCTGGCCGTTGCGGTTCAGTCCCATGAGCACGGCCATGTCCTTCTTCGGACCGCCGGCGCCCACGTGCACGCCGTAGACCAGGCCGTAGAGCACGTGGGCCATGTCGAGCTCGCCGTTGACCAGCTTGTCGCGCACGCCGGCCCAGCTGGCCTCCTTGCTGGGCACGATCTTCACGCCGTACTTCTTGTCGAAGCCGAGCACCGAGGCCATCACCACGCTCGCGCAGTCGGTCAGCGGGATGAAGCCGATCTTCACCTCGCTCTTCTCGGGCTTGTCGGAACCCTGCGCCCAGACGGCGGCGCGCAGGGCCGGATCGATGCCGACCGCGCCGAGGGCGGCGGCTTGCAGGATGCGGCGGCGGCTGAGGCGGGTTTTCAGCGGGTCGGTCATGGGGCGGGCTCCGGTTGAAGAAAAAGGAACAGACGAAAAACAAAAAAGGCGTCCCGCACCACGCAAGGGGCTGCTCGCGAACGAGCCCTTGCGGGATGGGGGACGCCTTTGTCCGATGGTGGCCGGAAGCACCCGCCGTTGGATGCCGCCTGCCGGACCCGAAGGTCCATGCGCTACTTGAGCAAGCGGCGTGCCAGCTTTGTGGGGCCCGCTGCTGCTATCGAATCGACAGCAGCGAAGCGACGGCCTTCGAGGCTTCGCGGCTGGCCGGGCGGCCCGGCGACGGCGTGCACGATTCTTGTGCGCTGCACCAAACAGTGCGCGCGCGCACCGCGCGCTCAGTGCCGCGGCGCGGCCGGCAGGGGCAGGTAGTCGGCCATCGCGAGCATCGACTCGGCCACGTCGACGAGCCGGCGCTTCTGGTTCATGGCGGTCTGCAGCAGCATCTTGTGGGCCTCGTCCTCGCTCATGCGGCGGTGCGCCATCAGCAGGCCCTTGGCGCGTTCGACCAGCTTGCGCTCGTTGAGGGAAGCCCGGACGGTTTCGAGTTCGTCGCTCATGGCCTGCAGCCGGCGCGACTGCTCCCGGACCATGTCGAGCACCGAGCGCTCCAGATGCCGGCCGTACTGGGCGGGCTCGGCGGCGCGGGTGTCGGCATCCTCGAAGAAGCTCGCGCCCTCGGACTGCGGCTGGAGCGTGCCGAGCACCTGCCGGTACTGCTGCAGCTCGCCGTGCGCCTGGGCGATCTTCTGCGCACAGAGCCCGCGCAGGTCCGCGGCCAGGCGGTCTTCCACCGCCTTCATCGCATCGATGCGGCGCGTGCAGCAGTCGAACCAGGCCTGGCTCAGCCGCGGATCGGGTACGGCGGCGGGCGGCTGTACCGAAGTGACGCTCATGCGGCGCAGGCGCTCGATCTCGGCCATCGCCGCCTCGGACTGCGTGCGGTGCCAGAGCGCCAGCACCTCGCCGCGCGAGAAGTCGGTGAAGACCTGGAAGCAGCGTTCCTGCAGTTCGATCAGATGCAGCCACTGCTGGCGCTGCTGCGCCTCGCCGCTGCGGCCGACCGCCAGCGACGCGGCGCCGAAGGCACGCTCCTGGCCGGCGAATTCCTTGCCCTGCATGAAGTTGAACATCGCGACCAGCAGGCGGGAGATCTCGGGGTCGGTCGCACCGTCGGCCGCCTCGAACACCACCGCCAGCAGGCCGGCCACGAGCTTCGCGAAGGCGGCGGTGGCCTGCGCGGGCGTGAGTTCGAGCGCGCCGATGCGCCGCCGCAGGGCCGGCAGGCCGTCCAGGCCCGGCAGCACCCAGGCGATGCGGCTGAACAGACGCGCGCTGTTGCCCGCGCCCGCGGGGCGCACCTCGGCTTCCAGTTCGTCGAAACCGGCGCGCACCGCCTGCTCGAGCGCCAGGCATTCGGCGATCTGCGGATCGCGCTGGTCGGCGAAGCGTGCGCCGCGCGAGGCGAGGAACACGTTCGACATGCCGCGCTCGCGCTGCAGCGCATGGACCAGGCGCGCGATCAGGCCGACCAGGTCGCTGGTGCGCGCGAGCTGGTCCAGCTCGTCGATTTCGCACTTTCTGGCGGCGATGAGGAAGCTGAGGCCGGATTTCATCTTCGGCAGCTGTCGCAACATCTGTGCCGTCGGGTGCGGGCAGCCGAACGCAGAAGTCGCGAAGGTTTCGCAGAAGTCGCAGAAGGAAAACCGAAATTCATCCGGTCTTTTTCGCGACTTCTGCGTGATCTTTGTATTCCTTCTGCGTTCGGTCTTCTGTATCCCTACGTCGGCGCCAGCGCCACCCCGCGCCTAAACTCGCCCCATGCTCTTGTTGGGAATCGAATCCTCCTGCGACGAGACCGGCGTGGCGCTGGTCGAGGCGCATGGCCGCGCGCTGCCGCTCCTGAAGGCCCACGCGCTGCACAGCCAGATCGCCATGCATCAGGCGTATGGCGGCGTGGTGCCCGAGCTCGCGAGCCGGGACCACATCCGCCGCGTGCTGCCGCTGACCGACAGCGTGATGAAGGAGGCAGGGCGGTCGCTGGCGGAAATCGACGTGGTGGCCTACACGCGCGGCCCCGGCCTCGCGGGTGCGCTGCTCGTGGGCGCGGGCGTGGCCTGTGCGCTCGGCGCGGCGCTCGGCAAGCCGGTGCTCGGCGTGCACCACCTCGAGGGGCATCTGCTGTCGCCGTTCCTGAGCGCCGATCCGCCCGAATTCCCGTTCGTCGCGCTGCTCGTCTCGGGCGGCCACACCCAGCTGATGCAGGTGGACGGCGTGGGCCGCTACGAACTGCTCGGCGAAACCATCGACGACGCGGCCGGCGAGGCCTTCGACAAGAGCGCCAAGCTCATGGGCCTGCCGTACCCCGGCGGCCCCTGGCTCGCCAAGCTCGCCGAAACGGGCGATGCCGCGGCCTTCAAGCTGCCGCGGCCGCTGCTGCACAGCGGCGACCTCGACTTCTCGTTCGCGGGACTCAAGACCGCGGTGCTGACGCAGGCCAAGAAGCTCGGCGATGCGCTCGAGGCGCGCAAGGCCGACCTCGCGGCCTCCACGCAGGCGGCGATCGTCGAGGTGCTGCTGAAGAAGTCGCTCGCGGCGCTCGACCGGACGGGCCTGAAGCGGCTCGTCGTGGCCGGCGGGGTGGGGGCGAACCGCAGCCTGCGCGAGCAGCTGAATGCCGCCTGCGCCAGGCGCCGCGTGCGCGTGCACTATCCCGAGCTGCACCTGTGCACCGACAACGGCGCCATGATCGCGATGGCCGCCGCCATGCGGCTGCAGTCGGGGCTCTCGCAGGCGAACGCGCGCTACGCCTTCGACGTCAAACCGCGATGGCCCATGGCTTCGCTGGCGACGCCGGAGTCGCCGCCGCTGCCGGCGTAGCGCCGGCCGGGCGGGCGCGTCCGAGCGAGGGCAGCGGCAGCACGTCGAGCACGTTGCGCCAGAGCTGCCGCCACTGCGGCCAGTCGTGGCCGCCCTCGGTGGTGAAGACCCGGCCTTCGGGCAGCGCGTCCGCGAGCAGCTTGTGGTTGCTCGCGAAGCGGTCGCTCAGGCCGAAGCCGAGGTACAGCTGCGGCAGGTTCTTCGATTTCTGCGGTTCGAGATATTGCTGGAACCAGGGCCACAGCTTGCGGTCGGGTTCCTCGTCGGGCTGCGGGCCCGCGGGCGCCTGCCAGGTGCGCAGCCCGCCGGCCTTGAGGATCTCGGCGCCGAGGATGCGTCTGCCGAGGTAGGGGGCGAGGGCGACGATGCCGTCGACCGAGCCCGGCTTGGAGAGTTCATGGATCAGCGCGCCGAAGCCGCCGATGGAGATGCCGACCAGCCAGATCGACTTGTAGCCGAGGGCCCGCTGCGGCTCGATGACGTCGGCATGCAGGCGTTCGCTCAGCGTCTGGTCGTAGTAGTAGGACACGTCGGCATCCACCAGCAGCGCATCGGCAGCCAGATGGCGCTCGCGCACCGCGCTGATGAATCCTTCGCGTTCGAACTCGTCCGGTTTCAGGTAGGCGCCGGGCAGGAAGACCAGGAGCGTGTCGGACCGTTCATTGTCTTTGGCTGACTTGAGGTGCGTGATCATGGCGTGCCTTGAAGGGCAGCCGTATCCGCACCGTCATGAATGCGTCATGAAAAGAAGTGCGTTTGCGAGCCGCCCACGTAGAGAAAAAATGGGAAAACATCACATGATGTGACGTTATCCGCCGTCCTATTGTGATTAATGAACTTGTTCAAAGTCAAAAACAATAGATAACGCACTTTCCCTCCGTGGGCATTGCAGGCGTGTGTCAGTTGATCTGCAATTGCGAGACCTGGCTCACGGGGACCTGCTTGCCGAGCTTCAGCGTGAGCACGCCGTTCTCGAGCCGGGCATCGCTGGCGCTCACGTCGATGTCCTGCGGCAGCTCGTAGGCGGCCTTGAGCTGGCGCTTGGCTTCGGCCTTGCTTTCGATGCGGACCACGGCGCCCTCGATGCCGATCGTGAGATCTTCGCGCGAGAGGCCGGGCACGTCGATCGAGAGGGTCCAGCTCTTGTCGTCCTGTTCGACGAGCGGCGAGCGCTGCACGGTCGAGAACGCATCGGCGACGAAGCGCTCGAAGGCACGGTCGTAGGCGCGCGGTGCGAAGCGGGCGGTGCGAAGGGTGGGGGCGAAGAACATCTGAGACTCCTGAATGGATGAACACAATGGGGACAAGGAATGTGTGTCCCTTACACTGCGCGGCCGTTCAATCCTGAGTGCCGCTTGCCACCTCATCTAGGCGCAGCCGCACCTGTTTCAAGACAATGAATCCCAGCTTTATTTGGCGTCGCAAGGCCTTGAAATTCGCGGCGCTGGCGCTATGCACCCCGGCCCTGGCGGTGCAGGCGCAGACACCGCCCGCGCCCATTCGCCTCGCGCTGATCGAGAGCATGAGCGGACCGTTCGCGAACACCGGCGAAGCCGTCTTCCGCAACCTGCTGTGGGCCGTGGAGCGCGTGAACGCGCGCGGCGGCATCAAGCTGCCGGGCGGCGCGCGGCCGCTGCAGCTCGACCGCTACGACAGCAAGGGGCAGAACGAAGAGGCGCTCTCGGCGTTGCGCGCGGCCATCGACGACGGCGCGCGCATCGTGCTGCAGGGCAACTCGTCGGCCACGGCCGCGGCGCTCGTCGACGCGATCGAGAAGAACAACGAGCGCGATCCGTCGCGGCGCGTGATTTTCCTCAACTACGCCGCGGTCGATCCGGTGCTGACCAACGAGCGCTGCAGCTTCTGGCACTTCCGCTTCGACGCCCACGCCGACATGCGCGTGGCCGCGCTGATGGAAGTGGTGAAGGACGACGCGACGCTCAAGCGCG
It encodes the following:
- a CDS encoding alpha/beta hydrolase-fold protein, with translation MITHLKSAKDNERSDTLLVFLPGAYLKPDEFEREGFISAVRERHLAADALLVDADVSYYYDQTLSERLHADVIEPQRALGYKSIWLVGISIGGFGALIHELSKPGSVDGIVALAPYLGRRILGAEILKAGGLRTWQAPAGPQPDEEPDRKLWPWFQQYLEPQKSKNLPQLYLGFGLSDRFASNHKLLADALPEGRVFTTEGGHDWPQWRQLWRNVLDVLPLPSLGRARPAGATPAAAATPASPAKPWAIAV
- a CDS encoding nitrate regulatory protein; amino-acid sequence: MKSGLSFLIAARKCEIDELDQLARTSDLVGLIARLVHALQRERGMSNVFLASRGARFADQRDPQIAECLALEQAVRAGFDELEAEVRPAGAGNSARLFSRIAWVLPGLDGLPALRRRIGALELTPAQATAAFAKLVAGLLAVVFEAADGATDPEISRLLVAMFNFMQGKEFAGQERAFGAASLAVGRSGEAQQRQQWLHLIELQERCFQVFTDFSRGEVLALWHRTQSEAAMAEIERLRRMSVTSVQPPAAVPDPRLSQAWFDCCTRRIDAMKAVEDRLAADLRGLCAQKIAQAHGELQQYRQVLGTLQPQSEGASFFEDADTRAAEPAQYGRHLERSVLDMVREQSRRLQAMSDELETVRASLNERKLVERAKGLLMAHRRMSEDEAHKMLLQTAMNQKRRLVDVAESMLAMADYLPLPAAPRH
- a CDS encoding CmpA/NrtA family ABC transporter substrate-binding protein — translated: MTDPLKTRLSRRRILQAAALGAVGIDPALRAAVWAQGSDKPEKSEVKIGFIPLTDCASVVMASVLGFDKKYGVKIVPSKEASWAGVRDKLVNGELDMAHVLYGLVYGVHVGAGGPKKDMAVLMGLNRNGQAITLSKALADKGAVDAPSLAKLMAKEKREYTFAGTFPTSTHTMWLNYWLASAGISPVDDAKVIVVPPPQMVANMRVGNMDGFCVGEPWGQRAIMDKIGVTAITTQDIWRDHPEKVLGTRAEFVKANPNTCRAVMMAVLEAGKWIDANLQNKAKMAETVAEKSYVNTSADAINQRILGRYENGMGKTWDDPNHMKFFDDGAVNFPYLSDGMWFLTQHKRWGILKEHPDYLAVAKQINQIDMYKDVAGAMKVSVPKDPMRTSKLLDGVVWDGKDPKKYADSFKVHA
- the ntrB gene encoding nitrate ABC transporter permease; amino-acid sequence: MVSAVFHSPLDASRVASATTAAQAPAQPARGAMPAAAVQAPPPARAAAAASSVPRTRKTLDLRAFWMRVLPPLAGFSLLVLIWELVAMKSTTGFPSPLATWQQAVTVFGDPFYSKGPNDQGVGWNVLSSLQRVALGFGLAAAVGIPAGFAIGRFEFLSRMFNPLISLLRPVSPLAWLPIGLLVFKGANPAAIWTIFICSIWPMVINTAVGVQRVPTDYMNVARVLNLSEWKIFTRILFPAVLPYMLTGVRLAVGTAWLVIVAAEMLTGGVGIGFWVWDEWNNLNVANIIIAIFVIGIVGLVLEFALIRLATAFTFDEVKS
- a CDS encoding ABC transporter ATP-binding protein yields the protein MNDTKYIEIHGVEQAFKTPKGRFVALKGVNLNVAKGEFVTLIGHSGCGKSTLLNLIAGLTTPTEGALLCANKEIRGPGPERAVVFQNHSLLPWLTCFENVYLAVERVFAATEGKAQLRARTDAALAMVGLTAAAQKRPGEISGGMKQRVGIARALSMEPKVLLMDEPFGALDALTRAKLQDELLAIVQKTQSTVVMVTHDVDEAVLLSDRIVMLTNGPAATIGEVLAVDIPRPRSRVELAEDPAYVHARKAVIDFLYTRQAHVEKAAA
- a CDS encoding Hsp20/alpha crystallin family protein, which produces MFFAPTLRTARFAPRAYDRAFERFVADAFSTVQRSPLVEQDDKSWTLSIDVPGLSREDLTIGIEGAVVRIESKAEAKRQLKAAYELPQDIDVSASDARLENGVLTLKLGKQVPVSQVSQLQIN
- the tsaD gene encoding tRNA (adenosine(37)-N6)-threonylcarbamoyltransferase complex transferase subunit TsaD, with the translated sequence MLLLGIESSCDETGVALVEAHGRALPLLKAHALHSQIAMHQAYGGVVPELASRDHIRRVLPLTDSVMKEAGRSLAEIDVVAYTRGPGLAGALLVGAGVACALGAALGKPVLGVHHLEGHLLSPFLSADPPEFPFVALLVSGGHTQLMQVDGVGRYELLGETIDDAAGEAFDKSAKLMGLPYPGGPWLAKLAETGDAAAFKLPRPLLHSGDLDFSFAGLKTAVLTQAKKLGDALEARKADLAASTQAAIVEVLLKKSLAALDRTGLKRLVVAGGVGANRSLREQLNAACARRRVRVHYPELHLCTDNGAMIAMAAAMRLQSGLSQANARYAFDVKPRWPMASLATPESPPLPA